A stretch of Bacillus pseudomycoides DNA encodes these proteins:
- a CDS encoding FAD-binding oxidoreductase has translation MKTETANVIIALKEILPESQVVINETVRELHSRDESYHASSLPDVVVFPTTTKEVSEIMKLANKYEIPVVPFGVGSSLEGHVIPYENGITIDFSLMNQVLEVREKDFLVKVQPGVTRMQMNKELKKYGLFFSVDPGADATLGGMAATNASGTTSVKYGVMRDQVRDLEVVLADGTIIHTGTLAAKSSSGYHLNGIFVGSEGTLGCFTELTLRVYGIPEHTMAARASFLTVNDAVEAVIDILQAGIPIARIELVDELSMKQINKYSETNYREEPTLFLEFHGNEAGLKQDIDFTKEIVKDHKCNGISFETETAARNKLWEARHNLAYAYVHSNPGKKLMSMDVCVPISELANAIQYAKETLDDMGIVGGILGHVGDGNFHVLLMVNPNDIEEVHKTEAVNEKIVMYALARGGTCTGEHGVGVGKRKYQEKEHGAALLVMKNIKQTLDPKNILNPNKIFKIKE, from the coding sequence ATGAAAACTGAAACAGCGAATGTAATAATTGCTTTGAAAGAAATACTTCCTGAATCGCAAGTGGTGATAAATGAAACAGTGAGGGAGTTACACAGTAGGGATGAATCTTATCACGCTAGCAGTCTACCAGATGTTGTTGTATTTCCAACAACGACAAAAGAGGTTAGTGAAATAATGAAACTGGCGAACAAGTATGAAATACCAGTTGTTCCATTTGGAGTAGGATCAAGTTTGGAAGGCCATGTCATTCCATATGAAAACGGGATTACAATCGATTTTTCACTTATGAATCAAGTATTAGAGGTAAGAGAAAAGGACTTTCTCGTTAAAGTTCAACCTGGCGTAACTCGTATGCAGATGAATAAAGAATTAAAAAAGTATGGCCTGTTTTTCAGTGTAGATCCAGGAGCGGACGCTACGCTAGGGGGAATGGCTGCTACAAATGCGAGTGGAACGACTTCAGTAAAGTATGGTGTGATGCGTGATCAAGTTCGTGATTTAGAAGTGGTACTGGCAGATGGAACAATTATACACACAGGGACTCTAGCTGCAAAGTCATCATCTGGTTATCATTTAAATGGTATTTTCGTTGGATCAGAAGGAACGCTTGGGTGTTTTACGGAGTTAACATTAAGAGTGTATGGAATACCTGAGCATACGATGGCAGCAAGAGCATCTTTTCTGACAGTGAATGATGCAGTAGAAGCTGTGATTGATATTCTACAAGCTGGCATTCCAATCGCGAGAATTGAGCTTGTTGACGAACTATCTATGAAACAAATTAACAAATATAGTGAAACAAACTATAGAGAAGAGCCGACGTTGTTTTTAGAGTTTCATGGTAATGAGGCAGGGTTAAAACAAGATATTGATTTCACAAAAGAAATTGTGAAGGATCATAAGTGTAACGGTATTTCATTTGAAACAGAAACGGCAGCAAGAAATAAACTATGGGAAGCAAGACACAATTTAGCATACGCTTATGTTCACAGCAATCCGGGGAAAAAACTAATGAGTATGGATGTTTGTGTACCAATTTCAGAGTTAGCAAATGCAATCCAGTATGCCAAAGAGACTTTAGATGATATGGGAATCGTTGGGGGGATACTGGGACATGTAGGAGATGGGAATTTTCACGTTTTGTTAATGGTGAATCCAAATGATATAGAGGAAGTACATAAAACAGAAGCGGTCAATGAAAAAATTGTGATGTATGCTCTTGCGCGCGGGGGAACATGTACAGGTGAACATGGGGTAGGGGTTGGTAAACGGAAATATCAAGAGAAAGAGCACGGGGCAGCACTTCTTGTGATGAAAAATATAAAACAAACTCTTGATCCGAAAAATATTTTGAATCCGAATAAGATTTTTAAAATCAAAGAATAG
- a CDS encoding hydrolase, which translates to MFRANSDLLTADNSVVILIDHQPQMLFGVQSNDRQTIINNAVGLAKAAKAFNAPVILTTVASDTFSGPLHPQVQEVFPDQKPIDRTSMNSWEDENFLEAVKKTGRKKLVIAALWTEVCLAFPTISAIKDGYEVYIVTDASGGTSVEAHNMSIQRMIQAGAIPVTWETVLLEYQRDWSRQESYDAVMEIVMDHGGAYGAGVFYAHSMFGGHEGK; encoded by the coding sequence ATGTTTCGTGCCAATTCTGATTTGCTCACTGCCGATAACTCTGTAGTAATTCTTATTGATCATCAACCTCAAATGCTTTTCGGGGTACAAAGCAACGATCGACAAACCATTATCAACAACGCGGTTGGACTAGCTAAAGCAGCAAAAGCGTTCAATGCACCTGTTATACTAACTACGGTTGCTTCGGATACATTCTCAGGTCCACTACATCCACAAGTCCAAGAAGTTTTTCCTGATCAAAAACCGATAGATCGCACAAGCATGAATTCATGGGAAGATGAGAACTTTTTGGAGGCTGTAAAAAAGACGGGCCGGAAGAAATTAGTTATTGCAGCTTTGTGGACCGAAGTGTGTCTTGCTTTCCCCACAATTTCTGCAATTAAAGATGGTTACGAGGTTTATATTGTAACCGACGCTTCTGGTGGTACTTCTGTTGAGGCGCACAATATGTCTATTCAACGTATGATTCAAGCTGGTGCAATTCCGGTTACATGGGAAACTGTCCTTCTAGAATATCAGCGTGATTGGAGTCGTCAAGAGAGTTACGATGCCGTCATGGAAATCGTAATGGACCACGGTGGAGCGTACGGAGCGGGTGTATTCTATGCCCATAGTATGTTTGGTGGACACGAAGGAAAATAG
- a CDS encoding VanW family protein, with translation MLRKVQSVVIGALCIGVVSGCGTKVSEVSLVSGIGEHTVEAKTGVSESISLVDARSGQEVKNVNLANLGYFEDENKFKKEVTKVAKEVGKSIDQKMVPSRMASDGTWQEGKPSYELMEQELVDKLMNVGMWDASYQLPIVEKKPVATPADASGNGAVLGRYETNLGGSTGGRIENIRLSANSVSGVVLGKGDRFSFNALIGDTTPDKGYQLGKEIVDGKLVDGYGGGVCQTSSTLYNAADQAGLKMVERTTHSKTVGYVPKGRDATIAYPYLDLVFENTNDVPVKLYMSVEGGKLVAEVRAAR, from the coding sequence TTGTTACGTAAGGTACAAAGTGTAGTAATAGGAGCATTATGCATAGGCGTAGTGAGTGGATGTGGTACAAAGGTAAGTGAAGTTTCGTTAGTAAGTGGCATAGGAGAACATACTGTAGAAGCTAAGACTGGTGTTAGTGAAAGTATAAGCTTAGTTGATGCTAGAAGTGGGCAAGAAGTAAAAAATGTGAATCTAGCAAACTTAGGCTATTTTGAGGATGAGAATAAGTTTAAAAAAGAAGTAACAAAGGTTGCTAAGGAAGTAGGAAAAAGCATTGATCAAAAGATGGTTCCTTCTCGTATGGCAAGTGATGGAACATGGCAAGAAGGTAAACCTTCTTATGAGTTAATGGAACAAGAGCTAGTTGATAAATTGATGAACGTAGGTATGTGGGATGCTTCATATCAATTACCAATTGTTGAGAAAAAACCAGTAGCGACACCGGCAGATGCAAGTGGAAATGGTGCAGTTCTAGGTAGATATGAAACAAACTTAGGCGGCTCTACAGGTGGTAGAATTGAAAATATTCGTTTATCTGCGAATAGTGTTAGTGGTGTAGTACTAGGAAAAGGAGATCGTTTCTCTTTTAATGCGTTAATTGGAGATACAACACCAGACAAAGGATATCAGTTAGGAAAAGAAATTGTTGATGGAAAATTAGTAGATGGTTATGGTGGCGGAGTATGTCAAACATCTTCTACGCTTTATAATGCAGCTGATCAAGCTGGCTTAAAAATGGTAGAAAGAACGACACATTCTAAAACAGTAGGATACGTTCCGAAAGGACGAGATGCTACAATTGCATATCCATATTTAGATTTAGTATTTGAAAATACAAATGATGTGCCTGTTAAGCTTTATATGAGCGTAGAGGGTGGAAAGCTTGTTGCTGAGGTACGTGCGGCAAGATAA
- a CDS encoding GNAT family N-acetyltransferase: protein MNVYLAEPTIDLQEEYLEFYQGWKNSGETMIPWVIAKDPSNFPNMVQELLDAAEGKNLRKGWVPDSTYWLVADNKKIVGAVNIRHQLTEHLFNAGGHIGYGIRPSARQKGFATKLLALSLEKIKELDVTKVLVVCDEWNVASEKTILHNGGLRDSDFIEEDGNIVRRYWIEL from the coding sequence ATGAATGTCTACTTAGCAGAGCCTACAATTGACTTACAAGAAGAATATCTTGAATTCTATCAAGGATGGAAAAATAGCGGTGAAACAATGATTCCTTGGGTTATTGCAAAAGATCCTTCTAATTTTCCAAATATGGTTCAAGAGCTACTTGATGCAGCAGAAGGCAAAAATCTACGTAAAGGCTGGGTACCTGATTCTACTTATTGGCTTGTCGCAGATAATAAAAAAATTGTTGGAGCTGTAAATATTCGCCATCAATTAACAGAGCATCTATTCAATGCTGGTGGGCATATTGGTTATGGTATCCGCCCTTCAGCAAGACAAAAAGGATTTGCTACAAAATTGCTAGCTTTATCATTGGAAAAAATAAAAGAATTAGATGTTACAAAAGTGCTTGTCGTTTGCGACGAATGGAATGTTGCTTCTGAAAAAACAATTTTACATAACGGAGGTCTTCGTGACAGTGACTTTATCGAAGAGGATGGAAATATTGTAAGAAGGTATTGGATTGAGCTGTAA
- a CDS encoding DUF1427 family protein, with protein sequence MGSVLLALGTGIIIGFIFQALRISSPVPPMLGLIGLIGMFLGQRLVP encoded by the coding sequence ATTGGTTCTGTTTTATTAGCTTTAGGTACAGGTATCATCATTGGCTTTATTTTTCAAGCACTTCGTATTTCGTCACCCGTCCCTCCTATGCTAGGATTAATCGGTCTAATTGGAATGTTCTTAGGACAACGGCTTGTTCCTTGA
- a CDS encoding DinB family protein, translating into MSTLATQLENTIHIASQKMILISDMDIKLTPTKWSKKEILGHLCDSGTVNHKRFVDILTSKEFITLTGYDQNSWVYAHNYQQSFSTNEVLKLWEAINTQIIKLLDNVKNEHWQLTCKLEDQQEVTLEWLVTDYIEHMNHHLTQIFTIRKK; encoded by the coding sequence ATGTCTACATTAGCAACTCAATTAGAAAATACAATTCATATAGCTTCTCAAAAAATGATACTCATTTCTGATATGGACATAAAACTTACACCAACAAAATGGTCAAAAAAAGAAATATTAGGACACCTTTGCGATTCCGGAACGGTTAACCATAAGCGTTTTGTTGATATTCTTACTTCAAAGGAATTTATTACACTCACTGGTTACGATCAAAATTCGTGGGTGTATGCACATAATTATCAACAATCTTTTTCAACAAATGAAGTTCTAAAATTATGGGAAGCTATTAACACACAAATTATAAAATTACTAGACAATGTAAAAAATGAACACTGGCAACTTACATGTAAGTTAGAAGACCAACAGGAAGTAACTTTAGAATGGCTTGTTACGGATTATATTGAGCATATGAATCACCATCTTACTCAAATATTTACAATTCGTAAAAAATAA
- a CDS encoding DUF3900 domain-containing protein encodes MDFEINFLSFYVVQVEGKGEQADKRYKHFQTLDAEEYEDNPLKEFLDGELLKISKRKVERHAKTEQAPTKIGRFIVEAGHEFDSNPHYNLFNRIRFAETKENFKDMSEPLVYTYIDTSAVRGGVFLVAQAKLRKYFDDPFVFVMKCDFEPKVASISDETTLIRNVEMAITTKNMKSIQYPYMPEEGIVEPGELKIHQASHARYFEDFLKFVEYERSMPEIMKTQVMDMVYDQIEDVFEEGTEEREQFDQAMEVWAASPKREIMEHFTTEEVMEATAQIVEHTPEIELKLKADHISVKALLADFGEQIHIAKVNDKYVLMIEADTLTFEKGFSPIEFLKPDELQDVIERIEKKASNP; translated from the coding sequence ATGGATTTTGAAATAAATTTCCTCTCCTTCTATGTTGTACAAGTAGAAGGAAAAGGTGAACAAGCAGATAAACGATATAAACATTTCCAAACGTTAGATGCTGAAGAATATGAAGACAACCCTTTAAAAGAATTCTTAGATGGGGAATTATTAAAAATATCTAAACGAAAAGTAGAACGTCATGCAAAGACCGAACAAGCCCCAACAAAAATTGGTCGATTTATTGTAGAAGCTGGGCACGAATTCGATTCAAACCCTCACTATAATTTATTTAATCGTATCCGCTTTGCAGAAACGAAAGAGAATTTTAAAGATATGAGTGAACCTCTCGTTTATACATATATCGATACAAGTGCAGTACGCGGTGGTGTATTTTTAGTTGCCCAAGCAAAACTACGTAAATACTTTGACGATCCATTCGTATTCGTTATGAAGTGTGACTTCGAGCCAAAAGTTGCTTCCATTTCCGACGAAACAACACTTATTCGCAACGTTGAAATGGCAATTACGACAAAGAATATGAAATCTATTCAATACCCATACATGCCAGAAGAAGGCATTGTAGAGCCTGGCGAACTAAAAATCCACCAAGCATCACACGCACGCTACTTTGAGGATTTCTTAAAATTCGTCGAATACGAACGCTCTATGCCAGAAATTATGAAAACACAAGTTATGGACATGGTATACGACCAAATCGAAGACGTGTTTGAAGAAGGTACGGAAGAACGAGAACAATTCGACCAAGCGATGGAAGTATGGGCCGCCAGTCCTAAGCGTGAAATTATGGAACATTTCACAACGGAAGAAGTAATGGAAGCTACAGCGCAAATTGTGGAGCATACCCCTGAGATAGAATTAAAGCTAAAGGCAGATCATATTTCTGTGAAGGCATTGCTTGCAGATTTTGGGGAACAGATTCATATTGCCAAGGTTAATGATAAATATGTACTAATGATTGAGGCGGATACACTTACGTTTGAGAAAGGATTCTCCCCTATCGAGTTTCTGAAGCCTGATGAGTTGCAAGATGTGATTGAGCGGATTGAGAAGAAAGCTTCCAATCCATAA
- a CDS encoding MarR family winged helix-turn-helix transcriptional regulator, whose protein sequence is MSLINDEDLSLKLFVILSRAVQSIAKRIEEDIKSYGLNPTEFAVLELLYSKGDQPIQKIGDKILLASSSITYVVDKLEKKKFLVRKPCPKDRRVTYASITPEGIELMDTIFPKHKQAIRQIFGGLDSGEKKVIIEQLKKLGYYAQEL, encoded by the coding sequence ATGAGTTTGATTAATGATGAGGACTTATCTTTAAAGTTATTTGTTATATTATCACGAGCAGTACAGTCAATCGCAAAGCGTATTGAAGAAGATATAAAAAGTTATGGACTTAATCCAACTGAATTTGCAGTTCTTGAGTTACTATACAGTAAAGGCGATCAGCCTATACAAAAAATTGGAGACAAAATATTACTTGCAAGCAGCAGTATCACGTATGTAGTTGATAAGTTGGAAAAGAAGAAATTCTTAGTACGAAAACCATGTCCTAAAGACCGCCGTGTCACGTATGCGTCAATTACTCCAGAAGGTATTGAATTGATGGATACTATTTTCCCTAAGCATAAACAGGCGATTCGACAAATATTTGGTGGTTTGGACTCTGGTGAGAAAAAAGTGATAATCGAACAGTTGAAAAAATTAGGCTATTATGCGCAAGAACTATAA
- a CDS encoding TrmB family transcriptional regulator → MIDLLKKIGLSDLEARCYLTLHEESDLSGYEVAKRVSVSRTNVYAALRSLTDKGACRSIEGETVLYNAVPIEQLIRLFQAEFEQTSKDLMNQLKTPPKPTPAFYNWQGSNALDNAVRRMIVNAETSIVVDVWSEDLHHIEEALLVAESKGISVILITMGACKTPLKHVFQHYRDEEWPTEVRKFSILCDSSLALIGSFEGDMKPSALETNHPSVIEVIKNAFYHDMMMQHIEEDFGKEFQEKYGENYRKMLSYFKEKGLHV, encoded by the coding sequence ATGATTGATTTACTGAAAAAGATAGGTTTGTCTGATTTAGAAGCAAGATGTTATTTGACGTTACATGAAGAGTCAGATTTGTCTGGATATGAAGTTGCAAAACGAGTATCTGTTTCAAGAACAAATGTATATGCTGCATTACGATCATTAACAGACAAAGGAGCTTGCCGAAGTATAGAAGGAGAGACGGTGCTTTATAATGCTGTTCCAATTGAACAATTAATCCGCCTTTTTCAAGCTGAATTTGAACAAACTTCGAAGGATCTTATGAATCAATTAAAAACTCCGCCTAAGCCTACCCCTGCTTTTTACAATTGGCAAGGAAGTAATGCGTTAGATAATGCTGTACGTCGCATGATTGTAAATGCAGAAACATCTATAGTTGTAGATGTTTGGTCAGAAGATTTGCATCATATAGAGGAAGCGTTACTTGTAGCAGAAAGTAAAGGGATTAGTGTCATCTTAATTACAATGGGAGCATGTAAAACACCTCTTAAACATGTATTCCAGCATTATAGAGATGAAGAGTGGCCTACTGAAGTAAGGAAATTTTCGATTCTCTGTGATTCTAGTTTAGCTTTAATTGGTAGTTTCGAAGGAGATATGAAGCCGTCGGCATTAGAGACGAACCATCCATCGGTAATTGAGGTAATAAAAAATGCTTTTTACCATGATATGATGATGCAACATATCGAAGAAGATTTTGGGAAAGAATTCCAAGAGAAGTATGGAGAGAATTATCGAAAAATGTTAAGTTATTTCAAAGAGAAAGGCTTGCATGTGTAA
- a CDS encoding TetR/AcrR family transcriptional regulator — MQSKRGRPRNVETHKSILSASYELLLEKGFKAVTVDKIADRAKVSKATIYKWWPNKAAVIMDGFLSAAAAKLPVPDTGSALNDILIHATSLASFLTSQEGTIITELIGEGQFDSNLAKEYRTRYFQPRRLQAKHLLEKGIQRGELKENLDIELSIDLIYGPIFYRLLVTGEKLDDSYVHHLVINAFEGIRLT, encoded by the coding sequence GTGCAAAGTAAAAGAGGTCGGCCGCGTAATGTCGAAACACATAAGTCTATCCTTTCCGCATCCTATGAGTTATTGCTGGAAAAGGGTTTTAAAGCGGTCACGGTCGATAAAATTGCAGATCGTGCTAAAGTTAGTAAGGCCACGATTTATAAATGGTGGCCTAACAAGGCAGCCGTGATAATGGATGGTTTTCTTTCTGCTGCCGCTGCCAAATTGCCTGTGCCCGATACGGGATCGGCATTGAATGATATTCTAATTCACGCCACGAGTTTAGCTAGTTTTTTGACAAGTCAAGAGGGAACCATTATTACGGAGTTAATAGGCGAAGGGCAGTTTGATTCAAATTTGGCGAAGGAATATCGCACCCGATATTTTCAGCCCCGTCGACTCCAAGCTAAACACCTTCTGGAGAAGGGAATTCAGAGAGGCGAATTGAAAGAAAACCTCGATATTGAATTAAGCATCGATCTCATTTACGGGCCAATTTTCTATCGCTTGCTCGTAACTGGTGAAAAGTTAGATGATTCCTATGTGCATCATTTGGTCATAAACGCATTTGAAGGAATCCGATTGACCTGA
- a CDS encoding LysR family transcriptional regulator, translating to MELRHLEYFIQVCNNGSFTKAAEVLGISQPTLSQQIRVLEGELDTPLFHRIGRGIKITEAGKLLFDKGKFIMQQFDEVHDEIFELKGVKRGVITIGGLLEDLTYLTPYIMQFQQHYPNILVKIIESEVAVNQIVENNIDIGITRSLQTPDTLTSTLLYSEELVLVIPKNHPLDEKSFVSFRELVGLRRIMVSNSCRESIKIYCEILGLSLSEANIETKSSISLLSLVCNGHGVAIIPLSLVDFVNNDSLSVVRIVDPTPSQDINLIHFDDKFLSFAARIFMQKLNDPKKISL from the coding sequence ATGGAATTACGTCATTTAGAGTATTTTATTCAAGTTTGTAATAATGGTAGTTTTACTAAAGCTGCGGAAGTTCTAGGTATTTCACAGCCGACTTTAAGTCAACAAATACGTGTGTTAGAAGGTGAACTTGATACACCTTTATTTCATCGAATTGGAAGAGGTATCAAAATTACAGAAGCAGGTAAGTTACTATTTGATAAAGGTAAATTTATCATGCAGCAATTTGATGAGGTTCATGATGAAATCTTTGAATTAAAGGGTGTGAAAAGAGGTGTGATTACTATAGGAGGGTTATTAGAGGACCTCACCTATCTAACACCTTATATTATGCAGTTTCAACAGCATTATCCCAACATCTTAGTAAAAATCATAGAATCAGAAGTTGCTGTAAATCAAATAGTTGAAAATAATATTGATATAGGGATCACACGTAGTTTGCAAACTCCAGACACATTAACAAGCACTCTTTTGTATAGCGAAGAGCTCGTCCTTGTGATTCCAAAAAATCATCCTTTGGATGAAAAATCATTTGTTTCCTTTCGAGAATTAGTAGGGCTGCGTAGAATAATGGTTTCAAACAGTTGTCGTGAATCAATTAAGATATATTGTGAAATTTTAGGGTTATCTTTGTCTGAAGCAAATATAGAAACAAAATCTTCTATTTCTCTATTGAGTCTTGTATGCAATGGACATGGGGTTGCCATAATACCACTTTCACTGGTTGATTTTGTTAATAATGATTCCTTGAGCGTAGTTCGTATTGTTGATCCAACACCAAGTCAAGATATTAACCTTATTCACTTTGATGATAAATTTTTAAGTTTTGCGGCACGTATCTTTATGCAGAAGTTAAATGATCCGAAAAAAATATCATTATAA
- a CDS encoding alpha/beta fold hydrolase translates to MAKITVGTENQTPIELYYEDHGTGKPVVLIHGWPLSGRSWEYQVPALVEAGYRVITYDRRGFGNSSQPWNGYDYDTFATDLHLLLEDLDLQNVTLVGFSMGGGEVARYIGNYGTNRVEKAVFAGAVPPFLYKSADHPEGVLDDAAIQGFENGVKNDRLAFLDECTRGFFAAGDRTDLVSEPFRLYNRDIAAGASPKGTLDCIAAFSKTDFRGDLAKFNIPTLVIHGDSDATVPFEYSGKLTHEVIPNSKVALIKGGPHGFNATHAKEFNEALLLFLKG, encoded by the coding sequence ATGGCAAAAATTACTGTAGGAACCGAAAATCAAACACCCATTGAACTATATTATGAGGATCATGGTACAGGGAAGCCGGTAGTATTAATTCACGGTTGGCCATTAAGTGGTCGATCTTGGGAATACCAAGTTCCTGCTCTCGTTGAGGCTGGATACAGAGTCATAACTTATGACCGTCGAGGGTTCGGGAACTCTTCTCAGCCATGGAACGGTTACGATTATGATACATTCGCTACTGATTTACATCTGTTACTAGAGGATTTGGATCTCCAAAATGTGACACTGGTCGGATTTTCAATGGGGGGTGGAGAAGTCGCTCGCTATATCGGAAACTACGGAACAAATAGAGTAGAGAAGGCTGTATTTGCAGGAGCTGTACCACCATTTCTTTACAAGTCAGCAGATCATCCTGAGGGAGTATTAGATGATGCAGCAATTCAAGGATTTGAAAATGGAGTGAAAAATGATCGCTTAGCATTTCTTGATGAGTGTACGAGAGGATTTTTTGCTGCTGGAGATCGAACTGACTTAGTCAGTGAACCATTCCGACTTTACAATAGGGATATTGCAGCAGGTGCATCGCCTAAAGGAACACTAGATTGTATCGCTGCTTTCAGCAAAACGGACTTCAGAGGAGATTTAGCCAAGTTTAATATACCTACCCTTGTTATTCATGGTGATTCAGATGCAACTGTTCCATTTGAATATAGTGGGAAGCTAACACATGAAGTAATTCCTAATTCTAAGGTAGCTTTAATAAAGGGTGGTCCACATGGGTTCAATGCAACACATGCCAAAGAATTTAATGAAGCACTGCTATTATTTTTAAAGGGCTGA